The following are encoded together in the Bubalus kerabau isolate K-KA32 ecotype Philippines breed swamp buffalo chromosome 3, PCC_UOA_SB_1v2, whole genome shotgun sequence genome:
- the ERICH2 gene encoding glutamate-rich protein 2 isoform X7: MSKNVVIAEQEKNNEHCPEDISDKLSESTDDDGEDTSDEDKEEDSNPNKDTHAPLELMTEFLRAEMGHDYHLAKKLCQMILIYEPENPEAKEFFSLIEEMLLMEKAQNLEEDDDESEEDNSESEGESTEDPSEESSDECEDG; this comes from the exons ATGAGCAAAAATGTAGTTATTGCAGAGCAGGAGAAAAATAATGAACATTGCCCTGAGGATATCAGTGATAAGTTATCTGAATCAACAGATGATGATGGTGAGGATACCAGTGATGAAGATAAGGAGGAAGACAGCAACCCGAATAAGGATACTCATGCCCCGTTAGAGTTAATGACAGAA TTCCTGAGAGCAGAAATGGGCCACGACTACCATTTGGCAAAAAAATTATGTCAGATGA TCCTAATCTATGAACCAGAAAATCCTGAGGCCAAGGAGTTTTTCTCACTGATTGAAGAAATGCTGCTGAtgg AGAAAGCACAGAATCTCGAGGAAGATGATGACGAGAGTGAAGAAGACAATAGTGAGAGTGAAGGAGAGAGCACTGAGGACCCAAGTGAAGAAAGCTCTGATGAGTGTGAAGATGGGTGA
- the ERICH2 gene encoding glutamate-rich protein 2 isoform X5 — MIEPNEGMSEKEVSSKNIENKISSNNTKNRISSKSISNKEIETNLQSKPWSSSFLKASTGEMSKNVVIAEQEKNNEHCPEDISDKLSESTDDDGEDTSDEDKEEDSNPNKDTHAPLELMTEFLRAEMGHDYHLAKKLCQMILIYEPENPEAKEFFSLIEEMLLMEKAQNLEEDDDESEEDNSESEGESTEDPSEESSDECEDG; from the exons GAAGGAAGTCTCttcaaaaaatattgaaaataaaatctcttcaaataacactaaaaatagaatatCTTCAAAGAGTATttcaaacaaagaaatagaaacaaatctACAATCTAAGCCATGGTCATCTTCCTTCTTAAAAGCAAGCACAg GTGAAATGAGCAAAAATGTAGTTATTGCAGAGCAGGAGAAAAATAATGAACATTGCCCTGAGGATATCAGTGATAAGTTATCTGAATCAACAGATGATGATGGTGAGGATACCAGTGATGAAGATAAGGAGGAAGACAGCAACCCGAATAAGGATACTCATGCCCCGTTAGAGTTAATGACAGAA TTCCTGAGAGCAGAAATGGGCCACGACTACCATTTGGCAAAAAAATTATGTCAGATGA TCCTAATCTATGAACCAGAAAATCCTGAGGCCAAGGAGTTTTTCTCACTGATTGAAGAAATGCTGCTGAtgg AGAAAGCACAGAATCTCGAGGAAGATGATGACGAGAGTGAAGAAGACAATAGTGAGAGTGAAGGAGAGAGCACTGAGGACCCAAGTGAAGAAAGCTCTGATGAGTGTGAAGATGGGTGA